The stretch of DNA TTTATCAAGTGGTCAAGCAAATTTCTCGTCGCCTTACTTATAAAGTGCAAGAAGATTTTCATAATGAGATTGGCGTTCCGTTTCCAAAACACTTCAAGCGGAAATCGGTTTAAGTTAATTGGGCAAACAGGCATGAAAAAGGGGTGCAACTTGCGCCCCTTCTTTTTGGTTATTTTTTGAGATCAGGTTTGACTAAGTCTTTGACTAAGTTTCAGCAGGGTTCAAGATGCGTTGAACAATTTGCATGCCAGTAATTGCTTGCCAGCTGAACAGTCCTAGGAGCACGATGTTAATAGCAATATGAGTATAACGAGCAAGATCATTGCCTTTCTGCATCAGCGGGGTGAGAGCCGCAGAGACCGCAATCATTCCTGTCATACCTAAACCTGCTAGAAGGTGAGGTCCGACGAATAGTTTGCCATTGTTAATATAGGTGACACCCATACCGCCGAGCATTCCAACCACCATAACAGCCAGCAACAGCGCACCGAACTGGTGGTGACGAGTGTTGAACCGACCTTTGAGTAATTCTTTTTTCTCGTCCCCTTCGGCTTTACGCGCCCGCCGCCACTGGAAGCCTAAATAGGTTGCGTAAAAGGCGATCGCTAACAGAACCCACATCATGACGGGATGTAGAAAGTTGAGCCAGAATTTTGTCGATGCAGGAATCTCAAAGCTCATAGTGTGCTCAGGGGAATCTAAGGATTGGCTAGGGACTTCATAAAAGTTAGCATAATAGTCAACTCTCTACTGATAGAAAATTTACGTTTTGAACGGGGTAATGCCAAAAAATGACCGCTGCTAACAATCTTGCATTTCTTCAGGCGGTTAGACGGGGGGATGTCCATCAAGTCCAAGCTTTGCTAGTGGATGGCGTGACTGCTGATGCCAAAGATAAAGATGGCACGACAGCTTTAATGTTTGCGGCTCAAAGTGGCTACACAGAAATTGTGAAGCTCTTACTAGAAGCAGGAGCCAACGCCAGTGCTGCACGGAAAGTCTTTGGAATTACGGCTTTGATGTTGGCAGCGGCAAACAATCAAAGAGACGTGGTGCAAGCGTTGTTGGCTTATGGTGCGAATGTGAATGCCCGTAATGATGATGGCAGTACAGCACTAATGGCAGCAGCGCTGAAGGGGCATATCAATGTTGTGCAACTTCTGCTGGAAGCGGGAGCCGAGGTTGATGTCCAGGATCAAGATGAGGACACTGCACTCAATTTAGCAGTTGTCCAGGGACACACGGCAGTTGTCCGAGCGTTGTTAGCTGCTGGCGCTGGTACCAACCAAACGAGTTACGGTGAGACCGCTCTGACTTTGGCTGCCAGTGAAGCCCAGGGAGAGATTGTGAGAGTTTTGGTGGAGCAGGGAGCGGCGATAGACGGCCAAACTCAAGACGGTAGAACTGCCCTGATGCAAGCAGCGGAATTAGGTTTTGTAGATGTGGTGCAAGTGCTGCTAGCCCAAGGTGCCAATGTCAATGCTCAAGATCGAGAGGGAGAAACAGCTCTGACCTTGGCGGCTGATCAAGGACATTTGCCAGTGGTTCAAGCCCTGCTAGCTCAGGGTACAGAGGTGAATGCTAAGAATCGCGATGGTAGTACCGCTTTAATGGCTGTAGCTGCTGGTGGAGAAACCGCGATCGCCACGGCTTTACTCAACTTTGGAGCTGACATCAACGCCAAAGATCAAGAGTCCGAGACAGCTTTGAATCTAGCAGTGGTTGAGGGGCATACCGACATGGTGAAGTTGCTGCTAACTCGGGGTGCAGACTGCCAAACCCGTAATCGTTTAGGCGATACGCCGTTGATGGTGGCGGCGATTCACGGTTACCGCGAGATTGCGATCGTTCTACTGCGTCATGGAGCGGATGCGGCAGCAAGAAACTTCGGGGAAACGGCTTTGAGCATTGCTACTATGCGAGGCCATACGCTTGTTGTGCAAGTCTTGCTGGCTCATGGTGCTGATGCCAATACCCAAGGTGATGATGGCAAAACCCCATTGATGAAGGCTTGCGATCGCGATTATGTAGACATTATGCAGGAACTTTTGCAAGCGGGAGCTGATGCCAATCTTCAGGATCAGGTAGGAGCCACTGCTTTAATGTGGGCAGCTCATCGAGGGCGAGTTGAAGCAGTGCAGACATTACTTAAGGCTGGAACAGAGGTTAACCTCAGGAATCGAGGTGGCTACACAGCGCTGATGATTGCTGAATTTAATGGGTTTGATCAGGTGGTGCAGCTTCTGAAGCAAGCAGGGGCAAAAGAATGAGAAACCTAACCCCCAACCCCTTCCCTGCCAGGGAAGGGGAGCCAGATTCAAAGGATGTGCGGATATGCACGAGGCCAGGGGAGGGGAAGTAGAGGTAAGTGCTAGAAGTTGGTGCTTAGTGGAGGAAGTGGCGCACGCCTGTTAGTACCATGATGATGCCTAGTTCGTTAGCTGCTTGAATAGAATCCTGATCCCGCATACTGCCGCCTGGTTGAGCGATCGCCACAATGCCAGCAGCGGCAGCGGTTCGCACGGAGTCATCGAAGGGGAAGAAGCCATCACTGGCTAGGGTCGCTCCTTGAACTTTTTCGCCTGCTTGCTCTAGGGCAATCTTGACGGAACCCACTCGGTTCATTTGGCCTGCCCCAACTCCTAATGTGGCGCGATCGCGTGTCACCACAATGGCGTTGGATTTGACGTGCTTACAGACTTTCCAAGCAAATAGGAGTTCTTCTAACTGTTCATCGGTGGGTTTGCGTTCTGTCACCACTTGCCACTGAGCAGGATCTTCCACCGCATCATCTGACGCTTGGACTAAGAAGCCTCCAGCGATCGCTTTGACGTTATCTTTGGCACCGCTCCGCAAATCAGGCAGGGTTAGAACCCGAACTTTCGATTTAGCGCCCAGAATTTCCTGAGCTTCCACATCGCAACCTGGCGCAACTACGCATTCCAAGAAAGTTTTGGTTAGCTCGGTAGCAGTCGCCGCATCAATGGGTCGGTTCAGGGCCAC from Trichocoleus desertorum ATA4-8-CV12 encodes:
- a CDS encoding DUF4079 domain-containing protein — translated: MSFEIPASTKFWLNFLHPVMMWVLLAIAFYATYLGFQWRRARKAEGDEKKELLKGRFNTRHHQFGALLLAVMVVGMLGGMGVTYINNGKLFVGPHLLAGLGMTGMIAVSAALTPLMQKGNDLARYTHIAINIVLLGLFSWQAITGMQIVQRILNPAET
- a CDS encoding ankyrin repeat domain-containing protein produces the protein MTAANNLAFLQAVRRGDVHQVQALLVDGVTADAKDKDGTTALMFAAQSGYTEIVKLLLEAGANASAARKVFGITALMLAAANNQRDVVQALLAYGANVNARNDDGSTALMAAALKGHINVVQLLLEAGAEVDVQDQDEDTALNLAVVQGHTAVVRALLAAGAGTNQTSYGETALTLAASEAQGEIVRVLVEQGAAIDGQTQDGRTALMQAAELGFVDVVQVLLAQGANVNAQDREGETALTLAADQGHLPVVQALLAQGTEVNAKNRDGSTALMAVAAGGETAIATALLNFGADINAKDQESETALNLAVVEGHTDMVKLLLTRGADCQTRNRLGDTPLMVAAIHGYREIAIVLLRHGADAAARNFGETALSIATMRGHTLVVQVLLAHGADANTQGDDGKTPLMKACDRDYVDIMQELLQAGADANLQDQVGATALMWAAHRGRVEAVQTLLKAGTEVNLRNRGGYTALMIAEFNGFDQVVQLLKQAGAKE